The region CGCGGCGGCCAGAGTCGGCAAGCACTTCCGGGTTCCATCGCTGGTAGCGACCGCCAGAAAGGACGTGCTGGATGAATCGCTTTCGGCGGCCCGGAGATCCAGCTCCGTCCGGATGCTCGCCGCCGCAACCTACCGGGAGGCGGAGCCGGTCTTGACGCGTGTCCTGACCGTCGCGGATCCGGAGTTGACGCGGGCCGCCCTGGAAACCCTCTCCTATTTCGAAGATCCGGACGTCAGCCGCCTGGTCCTGGAAAAATGGGGCACGTTCTCCCCGGATGCGCGTGCGCAGGCTCTGGCGATCCTGCTCAGCCACCCCGCGCGGGTGCAGGCCCTGCTGAGCGCCGTCGAGAGCGGCGCCATGGAAAGGGCCGCACTGGACCATCAGCAGAAGCAGTTCTTGAGAAACCATCCCGGAGAAGAGGTCCGCCGCCGAGCCCTGGAGATCCTGCAGGCGGACACCACGGACCGGGATGCGCTGGTGGAGGAGCACCTGCCGGTCCTGGAGCTGGAGGCCGATCCCCTCAACGGCGGCAAGGTCTTCCGGAGGGAATGCGCCCGTTGCCATGAACCTGATCAGGGCGTCGGCGTGGGACCGGGGTTGAGGACGGCGGTCCAGGGCCATACCCGCGAACAACTCCTTTTCGACATCCTGAATCCCAGCGGGCTCATCCTGTCCGCCTATCAGAACTACATCGTCACCACCCGTGACGGCAGGGTCTATGGAGGGATCATCGCCGCCGAGACTCCCGGCACTCTCACTCTGCGGAGCGGGCCGAACCAGCAGGAAACCATTCTCCGGGGCCGAATCGCCGAGATCCGGGCTTCGGAGGTGTCGATCATGCCGGAGGGTTTCGAGGAAAACCTGACCCGCCAGGAACTGGCCGACGTCATCTCGTTCATGCAGGCGGGATACCTGATCCCGGAGGAGCTGGCTGCGCCGAGGGACAATTGATTCCGATCCACCATGTCACAGGTCTCCGCAAAACTTGAATCCTCCCGAATCCACAAATTGTTAAACGGACTCTTCAATCCTCCTTTAAAATGCCCCGGTAAACTTCCATCGGCACTGGATCGGCCGAGATGGAAGCAACCCCATGAACAACGGCAAGAAAATCATCGTTATCGAGGATGAACCCGATATCCAGGAGGTCATCGTTCACAACCTCCTGAGAGATGGGTACCAGGTGGACGCGACTCTGAATGGGGAACGGGGCCTGGAACTGGTCCGCAGCCTGGAGCCCGATCTGGTTCTGTTGGACCTGATGCTCCCCGGTCTGGACGGAGTCGAGATCTGCCGCCGCATAAAGGCCGACCCCCGGACGCGAACCGTTTCCATCATCATGGTCACGGCCCGCGGCGAAGAAAGCGACGTCGTCCTGGGATTGGGTTTGGGCGCAGACGATTACGTCTGCAAGCCCTTCAGCCCCAGGGAGCTCATGGAGCGGGTCAAGGCGGTGCTCCGCAGGGGACCACTCCAGGACTATCAGAGCCGGGAACGAATCGTCGTGGGAGACGCCGTGATCGATTCCGGACGCCACGAGGTGCGCGTCGGCGGCAGACGAATCGACCTGACCGCTTCCGAGTTTCGCCTATTGCACTGCCTGGCGTCTCAGCCGGGACGTGTATTCACCCGGGACCAACTCTTGAACCAGGTCGTGGGAGAAGATACTTTCATTGACGATCGCAACATCGACGTCCATGTCGGTGCAGTCCGCCGGAAGCTGGGATCTCACAGGTATTTGGTCGAGACCGTTCGCGGCGTGGGCTACCGCTTCCACGACGAATACATGCAGTAGATGCTCCGTTCCCGCCTGCTGTGGAAACTCTATCTGGGCTATTTCGTCCTCATCGTGTTGACCGCATCCATCCTGGGCGGTTTGATCTTCCGGCGGATCCGGGAAGACTCACTCGAGGATATTCAGACCTCGCTCAGGTCTCAGGCCCTCTTCTTCAGGGAATTCGCCGGGCAGCGCCCCGCCGATGAACCGGCGTCGGAACTGCAGGATCGACTCCGCAACCTCGGCCGTGAGATGAAAGCCCGCCTCACCGTCATCGACACCGACGGCGGCGTCCTGGCCGATTCAGACCAGGATCCGGCGGGAATGGACAACCAGTTGAACCGGCCGGAGATTCTGAGGGCTCGGTCCCACGGCCTGGACACGCGTCCCAGGTTGAGCGAAATTCGTGGCGTTCCCGGGATCTCTCTCGCCTTGCCCGTCGGCGACAACCTCGGCAACGTGGGTTACATCCGGGTCTCCATGCCGCTCTCGGCGATTGACGAAAGACTGGGGCGTTCGGGAAAGGCGGTCTTGGCGGGCACCTTAGCCGTGGCGTTCGTGGCCCTGATTCTGGGGTTGCTGGTGGCTCGACGCCTGCTCAGACCCATGGGTTCCATGACTCGCATCGCCGAGTCCATGGCCAGGGGCGACTACGGCCAGCGCCTGTCCATTGCGCGATCGGACGAGATCGGAGAATTGGGCGATGCACTCAACCGGATGGCGCGCAACAGCCAACGACGCATGGAGACGTTTCAGACCGATCACCGGCAATTCCTGGCGATCCTCGGCGGCATGGCCGAGGGAGTGGTCGCCGTCGACGAGAATGAACGTGTCCTGCATATGAACGAAGCCGCCGGCCGGATTTTGGGAGCCGACACCTCGACCAGTCTCGGCAAGCCGGTTTGGGAAACGACCAGGATCCCGCAAATCCCGGAGACCATTTCCAGCGTCCTCCGGGAAGGGCGGGGAGTGAAGACCAGCCTGGAAATCAGGTCGTCTCCCCGAGACCGGTCCATCGAGTTGAAGGCCACGCCTCTCCGAAACGGCGAACAGGAGCCGGCGGGAGCCGTGATGGTGATGCACGATGTCTCGGAACGGCTGCGGGTCGAGACCATGAGACAGGATTTCGTGGCCAACGTCTCCCACGAACTCAAGACGCCCGTCGCCGCCATCCAGGCTCTCGTGGAAACGATCCTGGACGACCCCGATATGTCCGGCCGGACGCGGGAACGGTTTCTTCGAAAGACCCGGAACCAGTCCCTCCGTCTCTCCTCCATCGTGTCCGACTTGCTGACTCTGTCCCGAATGGAATCGGAAGAGGGAGTCACCCGCGAAACTGTCGACCTGCGGGACACCGTTGCCGTTCCGGCGGAGGAGGCCATCCCGGCCGCGGAAGTCAAGAGAATCCGGCTTCACATTCGGGTCCCGGACCGTCCAATGTGGACCACCGGAGATATGGAGGGACTCTGTCTCGTCACGTCGAACCTGGTGGGAAACGCACTCAAGTACACACCCAAGGAGGGCGAGGTGACGGTCAGCCTGAGCCGGGAGGGACACCAGGCCCTCTTGGAGGTGGAGGACAGTGGAATCGGCATCGAGGCCCGGCACCTGGACCGCATCTTCGAACGCTTCTACCGGGTCGACACGGCCCGTTCCCGGGAACTGGGCGGGACCGGACTGGGCCTCTCCATCGTCAAGAGAGTGGTGCTGGCCCACAACGGCACGGTCTCGGTGGAGAGCATTCCCGGCCGGGGAAGCACATTTCGAGTCCTGCTTCCGGTGCCCGGGAATTCCTAACCGCTCTTCGGCCGCCTGAGGGGGTCGACGGCGACCAATCCCGCGCTGCGAAAGCCGAACACCTTGGCGTTGAAGAGACGAAAGTGCAGACGCACAATCTTCCCGGCCAGATCTTCGATTCCCCCGGCGTCCTTCCAGACCAGCGGAACCCAAATTCGGTTCCCTGAAATGGGTTGAGCCCGGTAGACCTTCCGGTCCGGATCCCCCTCCACCATCAGCTCGACGGCCACTGATCCCGAATCACCGTGGGTCCTGAGGTTGACCTCTACCGGCTTGCCCTGGAAGCGGAAGCGCTGGGTCGTGAACTGGCCCTCCTGTCCGGCCTCGATGCCGGCCAGACGGCCATCCTCCCAGGTGGCCCAGCCAATCCCCCGAGGCCAATTCCGATCCTTCTGGAAACGGACCTTCCACCACTCGTTGTGGGACCAACTGCTTCCGACGATGGGAACCGCCATACGGCCGTCAGGCAGTTGCACCATGGATGGGACAGCGTACATGGAGCCGCCGGCCCATCCCCCTGGCTTGCCCAACTCCACGATGGACTCGCGGCTCACCCAATTCCAGACGATGCCGTCGAGGCTCGTGGCCAGCCGCAGGTCGACCAGGCTCGTGTCCCGATGATAGATGGCGGTCAGCATCAGGTGGGTGTTCTCCGTCCCCGGGTAGTGGAGGTAGGTGTTGTTGTAGAAGTCATCGGACGGCGACTCTTCAGGTCCGGGAGTCAGGACCAGGTTGGGATGGGGCCACCGGCGAAAGTCCGAGGTCTCGGCTCGGGCGATGCTGCGGCGGCGGGGATAGTTCTGCCGCATCAGCATCACGTACTTTTTCAACTTGCCGTCGAAGTAGATGCTGGGACCGCCGTCGCTGTTGAAATAGGTGTCCCAGAGCGGTTCCGGAAGGCGTTTCCAGTGGATCCCGTCGGCCGAGACGGCCGCTCCCATGATTCCGCCCATGCTCTTGGCATTCGGCTTGTACAACCGGATATTGGTGAGGCTGGCGGTCTTGTACCGCTCCTCGGGAGGAGCGTTGGGATCGACGAAGATGTGCCCGTTGATTCCGGCCAGACCGTTGAGGGTGATCAGGTTGTTGTCCCGGCTCCCCTCGAACTCCACCATGCCCATGGAGACTCGTTTCCAGTTCAGGCCGTCCTCTGACTCCGCATAGCACACCCCGGAGCCTCCTCCTTCCGATCCCAGTTTCAAGCGGCCGTCGGGAGCCACGACTGCACGGTCCCGTACGGTCCACCCGCAGCCATACCAGAGACGGTAGCGGCCGTCCTCTTGGATCACGGTCCTCGGCCCGATGCCGCTTCTTTCCCAAGGTTTCTCCGGTTTGAGCCAGGGACCGTCCAGCCGGCCCTTCTCGATGGCGATCTTCACGCCGCTGGCGGCCCGTATTCTCCGGGAGGCGGTGGGTCCCTCGGAGATGACCATGGTGACCTTGTAGTAGTCGTGCACTTTGGCGATCAGTTGACGATCGTGCACGCTCACATGAGTCAGATCGACCGGGAAGATGGCGTTTCCCGGATCCACTTTGGTCCAGTCGGTGAAGATATGGGTCACCACCGGAGAAGAGTCTTCCTGGGACAGGGAGATTCCCCAGGTGAGACTGCAGACCATCCCCGCCAGAATCGGATTGAAGCGGCGTTTCTTGTTCATTTAAGTAGTGTTCCTCGGTAGTTGCGTCAGCACCAATTGAGATTTCGTCCTGGCCGGCCACTCTATTGCAGACCGCACAGGGGATGGAGGACCTACCGGAATTTCAAGGAATAGAGGTCCGCGTCCTTCATCACGAAGCGCAGCTTCACGGGGTCGCCCGCGATCCGGCGCATCAACTGTTCGGAGGTCTTCCGGGAACGGCTGCGGTCCCAACGGACGGCATGTTCGATCTCATCTCCCCACACGATGGGAGATTCCTCCAAGCTGAAACCCGGCATGGGATTGCCGAAAACGTCCTGTATCTCGATCTGAATGCCTCCCGCGGCCGAGGTCGCGAAATTCAGAACCAGGGAGTCGCCTTCGAAGGTCAACGGCTTGGTGACGAATTCGCCTTCCTCCGCTCCGGCATTTGCGGAGGAGAACCCGTCGGTGCGCAGTACGAACCGTTCCAGGTGGACACTGGGAAAGGTGTAGTGGCGCTGCACGTAAAGAGAGAGTTCGTCCGGTCCGGTGGGGACCAGGCCCGTCGCCGGCGTGTTGGCGCGATGAATCCAGTTCCGGACGTGGCGGCCGGGCCGGATGAACGCCTCCATGAAGGTTCGCCGCCAGTGCTGTCCATCACGGCTGCTGAGGAGAACCACGTCCGAAGCTCCCGCATACCGCTGGGACCTGAAGGGCGCCAGAGTGCGCCAGGGGACCATCCGCCGGGGGAAAGCCAGAAAGATGTGGGGCGCCCGAAAATAGGGGTTCGCTGCATTTGTATAGAAATGCTCGGGCTGCGTGTCCCCCACGTCGATGAACTCGGGCGGAGTCCAGTGGATGAAATCGGGAGATGTGGACCGCACAACCTCCCGGACCCTCTGGCCCCGGAGTCCTCGAAGATAAGCGACGTATTCCTCCCGCTCCGAATCCCAGAAGGCCAGATCGCCGCCCCAATCCACGGCTTGGGTGATGAGGGGCTCGTCCTGGATGAGACGCCAGTGGATCCCGTCGGCGGACACGACCCCCATGACGTGTTTCAGGCCCGGACTATGGTAGTTGGCCAAGGCCTTGTAACGCTGATCTTCGGGGGCCTGGGGATTCTCGTCCCTGAACGCCATGAAGCAGTGGGCCGGGTCTCCGTGGGCCCCGGTCCAGACGATGTTGTTGTCTCTGGATCCATTGAACTCGAACAGCCCCAGGGAGGGTCGGGTCCAATGGACTCCGTCCC is a window of Acidobacteriota bacterium DNA encoding:
- a CDS encoding ATP-binding protein, which encodes MLRSRLLWKLYLGYFVLIVLTASILGGLIFRRIREDSLEDIQTSLRSQALFFREFAGQRPADEPASELQDRLRNLGREMKARLTVIDTDGGVLADSDQDPAGMDNQLNRPEILRARSHGLDTRPRLSEIRGVPGISLALPVGDNLGNVGYIRVSMPLSAIDERLGRSGKAVLAGTLAVAFVALILGLLVARRLLRPMGSMTRIAESMARGDYGQRLSIARSDEIGELGDALNRMARNSQRRMETFQTDHRQFLAILGGMAEGVVAVDENERVLHMNEAAGRILGADTSTSLGKPVWETTRIPQIPETISSVLREGRGVKTSLEIRSSPRDRSIELKATPLRNGEQEPAGAVMVMHDVSERLRVETMRQDFVANVSHELKTPVAAIQALVETILDDPDMSGRTRERFLRKTRNQSLRLSSIVSDLLTLSRMESEEGVTRETVDLRDTVAVPAEEAIPAAEVKRIRLHIRVPDRPMWTTGDMEGLCLVTSNLVGNALKYTPKEGEVTVSLSREGHQALLEVEDSGIGIEARHLDRIFERFYRVDTARSRELGGTGLGLSIVKRVVLAHNGTVSVESIPGRGSTFRVLLPVPGNS
- a CDS encoding response regulator, which gives rise to MNNGKKIIVIEDEPDIQEVIVHNLLRDGYQVDATLNGERGLELVRSLEPDLVLLDLMLPGLDGVEICRRIKADPRTRTVSIIMVTARGEESDVVLGLGLGADDYVCKPFSPRELMERVKAVLRRGPLQDYQSRERIVVGDAVIDSGRHEVRVGGRRIDLTASEFRLLHCLASQPGRVFTRDQLLNQVVGEDTFIDDRNIDVHVGAVRRKLGSHRYLVETVRGVGYRFHDEYMQ